The proteins below come from a single Salvelinus alpinus chromosome 18, SLU_Salpinus.1, whole genome shotgun sequence genomic window:
- the LOC139544303 gene encoding LIM/homeobox protein Lhx2-like isoform X1 — protein sequence MCPLGLRTDGPGVSGCSERMTSLRGAVRSEGDACKCSPPVSTMLFHGLPGGEMQGVIDEMDRRVKGESTAISSAIDMGETETSMTSINSDRVALCAGCGGKISDRYYLLAVDKQWHMRCLKCCECKLNLESELTCFSKDGSIYCKEDYYSRRFSVQRCARCHLGISASEMVMRARDLVYHLNCFTCTSCNKMLTTGDHFGMRDSLVYCRLHFETLIQGEYQAHFNHAGDVASGKGLGESGTGNSLGMQYYNGVGTGQKGRPRKRKSPGPGADLAAYNAALSCNENDGDHLDRDSHYSSSSKSKRMRTSFKHHQLRTMKSYFAINHNPDAKDLKQLAQKTGLTKRVLQVWFQNARAKFRRNLLRQESTGMDKVSDGSTLPGGSPSGPHSELSNASMSPSSTHTTLTDLTSPSIPSVNPLLTAVPGGMDPHDSMSMSPSQTTLTSLF from the exons ATGTGCCCGTTGGGGTTGCGAACAGATGGTCCAGGAGTCAGCGGCTGCAGCGAAAGGATGACGTCGCTAAGAGGTGCAGTAAG ATCTGAGGGAGACGCTTGCAAGTGTAGCCCTCCAGTCTCCACGATGCTCTTCCACGGGCTCCCGGGAGGCGAGATGCAGGGGGTCATCGACGAGATGGACCGGAGGGTGAAGGGCGAATCTACCGCCATCAGTTCGGCTATAGACATGGGGGAAACTGAGACG AGTATGACGTCCATCAACAGCGACCGTGTGGCCTTGTGCGCGGGATGCGGGGGAAAGATATCTGACCGCTACTACTTGCTCGCGGTGGACAAACAGTGGCACATGCGCTGTCTCAAGTGCTGCGAGTGCAAACTAAACCTCGAGTCCGAGCTTACCTGTTTCAGTAAAGACGGCAGCATCTATTGCAAAGAAGATTACTACAG CAGGAGGTTTTCCGTCCAGAGGTGCGCCCGGTGCCATCTCGGGATCTCGGCGTCGGAGATGGTCATGCGGGCGAGGGATTTGGTCTACCACTTGAACTGTTTCACCTGTACTAGCTGCAATAAAATGCTCACGACCGGAGATCACTTCGGAATGCGGGACAGTCTTGTGTACTGCCGGCTCCACTTTGAGACACTCATACAAGGGGAATATCAAGCGCATTTCAATCACGCGGGGGATGTAGCCTCGGGCAAAGGACTTGGCGAGAGCGGCACGGGCAACTCGCTGGGGATGCAGTATTACAACGGCGTCGGTACGGGGCAGAAAGGAAGGCCGAGGAAAAGGAAAAGTCCCGGGCCTGGAGCAGATCTGGCTGCTTACAACGCAG CGTTAAGTTGTAACGAGAACGATGGAGACCACCTGGACCGAGACTCCCACTACTCCTCCAGCTCCAAGTCCAAGCGTATGCGCACCTCCTTCAAACACCACCAACTGAGGACCATGAAGTCCTACTTTGCCATCAACCACAATCCGGACGCCAAGGACCTGAAACAGTTGGCCCAGAAGACAGGTCTCACCAAACGGGTGCTGCAG GTTTGGTTCCAAAACGCCAGGGCCAAGTTTAGACGGAACCTACTACGTCAGGAGAGCACAGGGATGGACAAGGTGTCGGACGGGTCCACTCTACCAGGGGGGTCGCCTTCGGGCCCCCACTCTGAGCTCTCCAATGCCTCAATGAGTCCTTCCAGCACCCACACCACCCTCACTGACCTGACAAGCCCCTCTATTCCGTCGGTTAACCCTCTACTGACCGCCGTGCCAGGGGGCATGGACCCCCACGACTCCATGAGTATGAGTCCTTCCCAGACCACCCTTACCAGCCTCTTCTGA
- the LOC139544303 gene encoding LIM/homeobox protein Lhx2-like isoform X2 — protein sequence MCPLGLRTDGPGVSGCSERMTSLRGAVRSEGDACKCSPPVSTMLFHGLPGGEMQGVIDEMDRRVKGESTAISSAIDMGETETSMTSINSDRVALCAGCGGKISDRYYLLAVDKQWHMRCLKCCECKLNLESELTCFSKDGSIYCKEDYYRRFSVQRCARCHLGISASEMVMRARDLVYHLNCFTCTSCNKMLTTGDHFGMRDSLVYCRLHFETLIQGEYQAHFNHAGDVASGKGLGESGTGNSLGMQYYNGVGTGQKGRPRKRKSPGPGADLAAYNAALSCNENDGDHLDRDSHYSSSSKSKRMRTSFKHHQLRTMKSYFAINHNPDAKDLKQLAQKTGLTKRVLQVWFQNARAKFRRNLLRQESTGMDKVSDGSTLPGGSPSGPHSELSNASMSPSSTHTTLTDLTSPSIPSVNPLLTAVPGGMDPHDSMSMSPSQTTLTSLF from the exons ATGTGCCCGTTGGGGTTGCGAACAGATGGTCCAGGAGTCAGCGGCTGCAGCGAAAGGATGACGTCGCTAAGAGGTGCAGTAAG ATCTGAGGGAGACGCTTGCAAGTGTAGCCCTCCAGTCTCCACGATGCTCTTCCACGGGCTCCCGGGAGGCGAGATGCAGGGGGTCATCGACGAGATGGACCGGAGGGTGAAGGGCGAATCTACCGCCATCAGTTCGGCTATAGACATGGGGGAAACTGAGACG AGTATGACGTCCATCAACAGCGACCGTGTGGCCTTGTGCGCGGGATGCGGGGGAAAGATATCTGACCGCTACTACTTGCTCGCGGTGGACAAACAGTGGCACATGCGCTGTCTCAAGTGCTGCGAGTGCAAACTAAACCTCGAGTCCGAGCTTACCTGTTTCAGTAAAGACGGCAGCATCTATTGCAAAGAAGATTACTACAG GAGGTTTTCCGTCCAGAGGTGCGCCCGGTGCCATCTCGGGATCTCGGCGTCGGAGATGGTCATGCGGGCGAGGGATTTGGTCTACCACTTGAACTGTTTCACCTGTACTAGCTGCAATAAAATGCTCACGACCGGAGATCACTTCGGAATGCGGGACAGTCTTGTGTACTGCCGGCTCCACTTTGAGACACTCATACAAGGGGAATATCAAGCGCATTTCAATCACGCGGGGGATGTAGCCTCGGGCAAAGGACTTGGCGAGAGCGGCACGGGCAACTCGCTGGGGATGCAGTATTACAACGGCGTCGGTACGGGGCAGAAAGGAAGGCCGAGGAAAAGGAAAAGTCCCGGGCCTGGAGCAGATCTGGCTGCTTACAACGCAG CGTTAAGTTGTAACGAGAACGATGGAGACCACCTGGACCGAGACTCCCACTACTCCTCCAGCTCCAAGTCCAAGCGTATGCGCACCTCCTTCAAACACCACCAACTGAGGACCATGAAGTCCTACTTTGCCATCAACCACAATCCGGACGCCAAGGACCTGAAACAGTTGGCCCAGAAGACAGGTCTCACCAAACGGGTGCTGCAG GTTTGGTTCCAAAACGCCAGGGCCAAGTTTAGACGGAACCTACTACGTCAGGAGAGCACAGGGATGGACAAGGTGTCGGACGGGTCCACTCTACCAGGGGGGTCGCCTTCGGGCCCCCACTCTGAGCTCTCCAATGCCTCAATGAGTCCTTCCAGCACCCACACCACCCTCACTGACCTGACAAGCCCCTCTATTCCGTCGGTTAACCCTCTACTGACCGCCGTGCCAGGGGGCATGGACCCCCACGACTCCATGAGTATGAGTCCTTCCCAGACCACCCTTACCAGCCTCTTCTGA
- the LOC139544303 gene encoding LIM/homeobox protein Lhx2-like isoform X3: MLFHGLPGGEMQGVIDEMDRRVKGESTAISSAIDMGETETSMTSINSDRVALCAGCGGKISDRYYLLAVDKQWHMRCLKCCECKLNLESELTCFSKDGSIYCKEDYYSRRFSVQRCARCHLGISASEMVMRARDLVYHLNCFTCTSCNKMLTTGDHFGMRDSLVYCRLHFETLIQGEYQAHFNHAGDVASGKGLGESGTGNSLGMQYYNGVGTGQKGRPRKRKSPGPGADLAAYNAALSCNENDGDHLDRDSHYSSSSKSKRMRTSFKHHQLRTMKSYFAINHNPDAKDLKQLAQKTGLTKRVLQVWFQNARAKFRRNLLRQESTGMDKVSDGSTLPGGSPSGPHSELSNASMSPSSTHTTLTDLTSPSIPSVNPLLTAVPGGMDPHDSMSMSPSQTTLTSLF, translated from the exons ATGCTCTTCCACGGGCTCCCGGGAGGCGAGATGCAGGGGGTCATCGACGAGATGGACCGGAGGGTGAAGGGCGAATCTACCGCCATCAGTTCGGCTATAGACATGGGGGAAACTGAGACG AGTATGACGTCCATCAACAGCGACCGTGTGGCCTTGTGCGCGGGATGCGGGGGAAAGATATCTGACCGCTACTACTTGCTCGCGGTGGACAAACAGTGGCACATGCGCTGTCTCAAGTGCTGCGAGTGCAAACTAAACCTCGAGTCCGAGCTTACCTGTTTCAGTAAAGACGGCAGCATCTATTGCAAAGAAGATTACTACAG CAGGAGGTTTTCCGTCCAGAGGTGCGCCCGGTGCCATCTCGGGATCTCGGCGTCGGAGATGGTCATGCGGGCGAGGGATTTGGTCTACCACTTGAACTGTTTCACCTGTACTAGCTGCAATAAAATGCTCACGACCGGAGATCACTTCGGAATGCGGGACAGTCTTGTGTACTGCCGGCTCCACTTTGAGACACTCATACAAGGGGAATATCAAGCGCATTTCAATCACGCGGGGGATGTAGCCTCGGGCAAAGGACTTGGCGAGAGCGGCACGGGCAACTCGCTGGGGATGCAGTATTACAACGGCGTCGGTACGGGGCAGAAAGGAAGGCCGAGGAAAAGGAAAAGTCCCGGGCCTGGAGCAGATCTGGCTGCTTACAACGCAG CGTTAAGTTGTAACGAGAACGATGGAGACCACCTGGACCGAGACTCCCACTACTCCTCCAGCTCCAAGTCCAAGCGTATGCGCACCTCCTTCAAACACCACCAACTGAGGACCATGAAGTCCTACTTTGCCATCAACCACAATCCGGACGCCAAGGACCTGAAACAGTTGGCCCAGAAGACAGGTCTCACCAAACGGGTGCTGCAG GTTTGGTTCCAAAACGCCAGGGCCAAGTTTAGACGGAACCTACTACGTCAGGAGAGCACAGGGATGGACAAGGTGTCGGACGGGTCCACTCTACCAGGGGGGTCGCCTTCGGGCCCCCACTCTGAGCTCTCCAATGCCTCAATGAGTCCTTCCAGCACCCACACCACCCTCACTGACCTGACAAGCCCCTCTATTCCGTCGGTTAACCCTCTACTGACCGCCGTGCCAGGGGGCATGGACCCCCACGACTCCATGAGTATGAGTCCTTCCCAGACCACCCTTACCAGCCTCTTCTGA